The Leptolyngbyaceae cyanobacterium region GGGATTTAATATAGTTTGGGTTTCTCTGGGTAGCAGTGAAGCAATACTAAAGTCGATTAACTTAACTTCTTTGGTTTGGGGATTAATCAGAATGTTGCTGGGTTTGATATCTTTATGGATTACTCTCTGGCGATATAAAACGTCCAGAGCATTACAGATGGCGATCGCTATATCTAAAAATTCTTTTAGAAATTGAAAATTGACTTTTTGGACGTAATTTTTTAAAGAAATTCCTCCGAAATCTTCCATAACCAAAGCATAGCTATTTTGATATGGTTCTAGGCTATAGGTTTGGACAATCGAGGACGATCGCAGATTTTTAGTAATAGTATATTGATTGCGAAATTGTACCAGTTCGTTGAAATTGGGATAAGGATTTTTTAGGAGTTTGATTGCAACAGGTAATTGGTCTGAAGTACGGATGGCTCGATACACTAAGGTACGACTTCCGGAATAAATAGTTTCAATAATTCGATAGTTAAGAATTTGATGGTCTGTGTTTGGGTGATGGTTTGTGAAAGATTTATTCATGGCAATCTTTGAAAAAAAAATTAATGACAAGTTTGCTAAAAGATTACAAATATCAACGAACAACAGTTAACTGGTTTCCCGTCCCTGAATTGGTAAGGCGATCGTAAATTCCGTGCCCGATCCCAGTATAGAATTGACTTGTAGGGAACCGCCATGTTTTTCGACGACGATCGACTTGGCGATCGCCAATCCCAATCCCGTCCCTTTCCCCACTGCTTTGGTAGTAAATAGACGATCGAAAATCTTGCTTTTAACTTCCTCTGACATTCCCCGACCATTATCAGCGATCGCGATTTTCACCTGTTCTTTTTCGGCAGATGTAGTAATTGTAATCAAGTTAGGTTTGGCTTTTATTTCTGCAAAGCTTCGACCGATATTTGATTCATCTATAGCATCGATAGCATTAGCAATAATATTCATAAAAACTTGATTGAGTTGTCCGGGAAAACACTCGATCTGAGGTAAATCGCCATAGTTGGTAATCACTTTAATTGCCGGACGTTGCTCGTTCGCTTTGAGACGATGTTTGAGAATTAAAATAGTGCTATC contains the following coding sequences:
- a CDS encoding protein kinase, yielding MNKSFTNHHPNTDHQILNYRIIETIYSGSRTLVYRAIRTSDQLPVAIKLLKNPYPNFNELVQFRNQYTITKNLRSSSIVQTYSLEPYQNSYALVMEDFGGISLKNYVQKVNFQFLKEFLDIAIAICNALDVLYRQRVIHKDIKPSNILINPQTKEVKLIDFSIASLLPRETQTILNP